CCATCAGGACGATCGCTATTTCTTCGTACGCGGCTATACGAATGATGTGAACTATGTTCACCCTAACCCTAAACGCATTGGCATTGTCGATGCCAATGGTGGTAAAGAGGCGGGAGAGCGCTACCGTGCGTCGCTTAAAGGCAATACGATTGGCACGGTGATCGCGGAAGGGACGCGTCCGGGGCAGCAGAATAAAGTTGAGAAGCTTTATGCCGTCATTAAATTCGAGCCTTGGGACTGGACGATTGGCTATGGTGACTATATTGACGATATCCAACAAACATTCTGGCGCAATGCGCTGATCCTGCTGTCTTTAGGGTTGGTTCTGTTGTTAATCATTTCCGCGTTTGCATGGAATATGTTACGTACGCTGATGCGCCAGCTTGGCGGTGAGCCGCAATATGCGGTGGAGGTTGTGCGTGAAATTGCGGAAGGCAATTTGCGCGTCGATGTTGAAACGAAGCCGGGCGACCAAACCAGTATTCTTTACGCTATCCGTGCGATGCGCGACAACCTGTCGCATCTGGTTAATCAGGTTCGCAGTAGTACCAATTCTATTGCCACAGCCTCGACGCAGATTGCATCGGGTAACGGCGATTTGTCTGCCCGTACCGAATCGCAGGCCAGCGCTCTAGAACAAACGGCCGCGGCAATGGAACAACTGACGGCAACGGTGAAACAGAATGCAGATAACGCGCGCTACGCGAATGAACTTGCGGTGTCAGCATCGGATGTCGCGGTGCGCGGTGGGGATGTTGTCAGCCGGGTCGTGGTGACGATGGACTCCATCAGTACATCATCGCGTAAGATAGTGGATATCATCGGCGTTATTGACAGCATCGCTTTCCAGACGAATATTCTGGCGTTGAATGCTGCGGTAGAAGCAGCTCGGGCCGGTGAACAAGGCCGCGGCTTCGCCGTCGTCGCAAGTGAAGTTCGCACGCTGGCGCAGCGCTCTGCATCCGCCGCTCGGGAAATTAAAGGCTTGATTGATGATTCCGTTGCCAAGGTAGGTGAGGGCACGGATTTCGTGAAGCAGGCTGGTGATACGATGAGTGAAGTCGTTGAAAGCGTACACCGCGTAACGTCCATGATGGGCGAGATCAGCGTGGCGAGTGCAGAGCAGCGTTCCGGTATTGAACAGGTCAATCTCGCGATATCGCAGATGGATCAGAGTACCGAACAGAATGCGGCGTTGGTTGAAGAAGCATTGGCTGCGGCACACTCTCTGAACGAACAGGCACAAGAGCTGTCACGTACCGTTGAACAATTCCGCGTTGATGAATCTGCGGGCAGCTATCTGGCGCTGGGGGCAAGATAGCAGGAACAACAAACGGCAGGGTTCAGATAATAGAATGAATCCTGCCGAGGCATCTCATCCGTTCCAACGATATAAAAAAACGCCCTTAACTTGCGTCAAGGGCAGCTCGGTGTACGTATGTGGGGGATTGACTCGCGGCGTCCTGCCGCTCGCCCTGCGGGCCGCCGTTGGCGGTCCAAAACGCCAATCCTGTCGTTTTGTCGAACCCTGTCAAGGCTTCTCATCCGTTCCAACGATATAAAAGAAAACGCCCTTAACTTGCGTCAAGGGCGTTTTCTTTTATATGGCGGTGAGGAAGGGATTCGAACCCTTGATACGTTTTCACGTATACACACTTTCCAGGCGTGCTCCTTCAGCCTCTCGGACACCTCACCGTGGTCTCGCCGTATCGCATAGCAGCGGACGGCGCTAATGTAGGGAAATTGCCGAACAGCGTCAACAAACTTCTGCATTCAATGCGCGCAATTAGCTAAAGTTAACGCAATTTGTTGCTTTGCTCACCGCTTTTAATTCTCGCCCACGTGTATTCTCCAGCCATGCGCCAAAAACTGATGTTTCAGTTGTGTTAATCATGCGTTGTGATTTCGTTCGCTGGCTGCGGAATAGCCCTGAAAATGGTATGCTGATTTGCAAACGTTGACTCAGGAGAACCTATGTATCCCGTCGATTTACATATGCACACCGTTGCCAGCACACATGCTTACAGTACCCTGCATGATTACATCGTCGAAGCACAGCAGAAGAATATCCGCCTGTTTGCCATTACCGATCATGGCCCGGATATGGCGGATGCACCGCATTACTGGCACTTCATGAATATGCGCGTTTGGCCGCGTCTGGTGGATGGTGTCGGCATCCTGCGCGGTATCGAAGCAAATATTAAAAATATCGAGGGTGATATCGACTGCACCGGACCGATGTTGACTCAGGTGGATGTGATTATCGCAGGCTTTCATGAGCCGGTTTTTCCACCACAGGATAAAGATACACATACTACGGCGATGATCGCGACCATGGCACGTGGCGACGCGCATATCATTAGCCACCCCGGCAACCCGAAATTTCCTGTCGATATCCGCGCGATTGCGGAAGCCGCGGCGAAATACAATGTGGCGCTGGAGCTAAATAATTCCTCTTTCATGCATTCACGCCAAGGCAGTGAGCCAAACTGTCGGGCGATTGCGGAAGCTGTTCGTGACGCGGGTGGATTACTTTCTTTAGGTTCCGATTCCCATATTGCGTTTTCTCTGGGAGACTTTACCCACTGCGAACGTATTTTGCAGGAAGTGAATTTCCCGCAGGATCGGATATTGAACGTAAGCCCTCGCCGCGTGTTGGATTTCCTCGAACAGCGTGGAATGCCTGCTATCGCTGAACTTGCTGATTTGTGACGCTGTCACTTAAAAAGCGTTACTAAAGACAGTGTCACTTAACAATAAATAGGGTTATGAATGAACGAATTTTCTATTGTGTGCCGCCTATTGGGCACGCTGTTTTATCGCCAGCCACAGGATCCTTTGCTGACACCATTATTCACGTTGATTAAAGACGGGAAACTGGCGCAGCACTGGCCACTGGAGCAGGATGCGTTGTTGGAGCGTTTGCAAAAGGGGATGGATTTGCCCGCAATGGCGGCGGATTATCAGGCGCTATTCGATAGTAAAAATGGCTCAGTGTCACCGCTGCGTTCGTCCTATGAAAACGGTGCTGATGACGCGGAAATTCGTACCTTTTTACAACAGCGTGGCATGCCGTTAAATGACGGTGGTGTGGTTGGTCATTTTGGCAGCTTGTTGCTTGCCGCGTCATGGCTGGAAGATCAGGCACAAGAAGACGAAACCGCGGCACAGATTACCCTGTTCGATGAGTATCTTTTACCGTGGAGCGATCGTTTTCTCGGGAAAGTAGAAAGCCACGCCACCACCGCATTTTATCGTACGCTGGCGATAGTGTGCCGCGAAGCGCTGGAAGCGATGCGAGATGAACTGAGTGAAAGCGACGAAGAAGATGAATCAGAAGCGGAAGAATAATACCGTGGTATGAAACCTCGCAGTGTGAAACCTAATGCGCCGATAGCAAACATGACCTGTGCTATCGGCGAGTCAGTATTAGTCAGTAAACAGGATAACGATCTGGCCAGGTTTGATTTCGATGCCTTTTGCCATCTTCTTCGCCATCGACTCCGTCGTGCTCTTATCCGCATTCAATACGTAAGCGGGTTTTTGGTCAAAATAGCTTTTTAGTGATTGATTAAGATACGGGCTCAGCGTTTTCATTACCGCCTGCATTTTTTCCGGCTGTACGGTGTAGTCAACCAGTTCCATATCTTTCAGGTAAATCGCGCCCTGCGTTTTATCAAATACTGGCTGTGCTTTCAGCGTAAGCTTCATGTCGGCAGCCTGATTGCCTAACAGAGATGAAATATCGACCTTCGCGTTGCCCGTCAGCGTCACTTTCCCCGGTTCTGCCCGACCAATCTGGCTGGACAGTTCGGTTAACACAATATGGGCATCCACCACGCCGGGCACGCCCAGCTGTTTCTGATAATCATTGTGTTTTTGCAGGTACTCATTCACTTCTTGCTCACTGAGCGTGTATTGCGTGAGTTTATTACAGCCACTGAGTGTAAAAGCAAGCAGCACTGCGGCCGCTGCCATCCATCCTGATTTTTTCATTATTCTGACCTCTTGATGCTATTTACGCGCACAATTCATTCCTACGGTAGTCTATTCACATGAACGAGTCCTTTATGTGAATAATCAGCACGATTCTGCACGGGCAGCGTGCGCCTGATGCGCAGGGTAAACAATAGGATAGCACTGAAATGGCGGATAATGCCGCCTCAGAACGAAGCGGCGGAGTAAAACTCAACGATTAGATTGCCAGGCTGCTGAGTAGCGTGACCTGAGTCTGTTTCGCCATGTTATCCCGATAATCCGCAACACGGGAAGGAGGCGTAACACCCGCAACGATGGACAACGAGCGAAGCAGCGGGAAGAGGTTGATGTCGTCCGTTGATAACGTGCCGTTACAGGCATTCGGTTGAACAATCAGCGGATCCAGATCCTGTAAATCATTGTTCAATTTCTTAATCAGCCCCTGCGAGTGGTTCAGGTGGTCAGCAAAATTGCCTAGCTGGGCTTCCTTCTTATTGACGAAATATTGTCGGGCGGAAGCGGAGGCAAATTCTTCAAAAGCCGCCTGAGCAAAGCGGGGGATAATGAGACGCGGCGTATACTCGGTGACTTTACGCAGCCAGGCGGCGATGGCCGGATTGGTTGGGCCAGTCAGCAGCGGTTTGCGGTCGTAATTATCGATGTAATGAACGATGTCCATGCTTTCTGGCATGTAGCTGCCATCGTCTTTTTGCAGAATGGGCACCATTTTCTGGCCGATCAGTCTCTCTGGCGTTGCGGCGTCATCGTTCGCCAGTATTTGCAGTTCGACAGGGAGGTTTTTCAGGCCGAAGATCATGCGCGCTTTAACGCAGTAGGGACAGTGATCGTAAATGTAGAGCTTCATACATCGTCTCCTAAATCACAGGTTGTAGACAAAGGCCGCAGGGCGACCAAGCGTGTAACCCATCATCAAACAAGATAAGTCGAGTATGCGAGAAGGCTCGCGACGATAACAATTGTTTGAATGTATTAGGAAAGTATAGGAGGGCTTTACCGACGAGATCAAACTCGTCGGTAAAATTCAGACTAATGACCACCCAGCATCGCGGGCTCAATGCGGCGTTGGTTGAACTGCCAATACAGCGCGGCTAACGTCAGGAACCCGATGGTGCCTAGCATGAACCACGGTAGTTCCGGTTGATTCAGTGCATGTCCGGTATCGAATAACCAGCCGCCGCCGCTGTAACCAATCGCGCCACCGAGTGCCAATCCAAGCCGGCTGAACCCCATATAGCTGCCTCTGGCTCTGGAGTCCGCCAGCGAAGCGCTCAAGGTTTCACGCGCAGGTTCGGCAATAATGGAGCCAATATAAAACAGGCTGATCAGCAGCAGTAGGGTTTGCAATTCCGTCGTCATCCCGATCGGGAACATACTGACGGACATGATGAAAAGCCCAGCCATCAGGCGCTGTTCCAGCCGGAAAT
The nucleotide sequence above comes from Pectobacterium brasiliense. Encoded proteins:
- the grxB gene encoding glutaredoxin 2 encodes the protein MKLYIYDHCPYCVKARMIFGLKNLPVELQILANDDAATPERLIGQKMVPILQKDDGSYMPESMDIVHYIDNYDRKPLLTGPTNPAIAAWLRKVTEYTPRLIIPRFAQAAFEEFASASARQYFVNKKEAQLGNFADHLNHSQGLIKKLNNDLQDLDPLIVQPNACNGTLSTDDINLFPLLRSLSIVAGVTPPSRVADYRDNMAKQTQVTLLSSLAI
- a CDS encoding phosphatase; translation: MYPVDLHMHTVASTHAYSTLHDYIVEAQQKNIRLFAITDHGPDMADAPHYWHFMNMRVWPRLVDGVGILRGIEANIKNIEGDIDCTGPMLTQVDVIIAGFHEPVFPPQDKDTHTTAMIATMARGDAHIISHPGNPKFPVDIRAIAEAAAKYNVALELNNSSFMHSRQGSEPNCRAIAEAVRDAGGLLSLGSDSHIAFSLGDFTHCERILQEVNFPQDRILNVSPRRVLDFLEQRGMPAIAELADL
- a CDS encoding lipoprotein yields the protein MKKSGWMAAAAVLLAFTLSGCNKLTQYTLSEQEVNEYLQKHNDYQKQLGVPGVVDAHIVLTELSSQIGRAEPGKVTLTGNAKVDISSLLGNQAADMKLTLKAQPVFDKTQGAIYLKDMELVDYTVQPEKMQAVMKTLSPYLNQSLKSYFDQKPAYVLNADKSTTESMAKKMAKGIEIKPGQIVILFTD
- a CDS encoding methyl-accepting chemotaxis protein; the protein is MKLRTRIALLCGTTLLGMLILSAVALNTLYNTMMSERTGQLSTLVQLAHAAAQKAYDLEKSGQLSREDAEKEAKRAISSFHQDDRYFFVRGYTNDVNYVHPNPKRIGIVDANGGKEAGERYRASLKGNTIGTVIAEGTRPGQQNKVEKLYAVIKFEPWDWTIGYGDYIDDIQQTFWRNALILLSLGLVLLLIISAFAWNMLRTLMRQLGGEPQYAVEVVREIAEGNLRVDVETKPGDQTSILYAIRAMRDNLSHLVNQVRSSTNSIATASTQIASGNGDLSARTESQASALEQTAAAMEQLTATVKQNADNARYANELAVSASDVAVRGGDVVSRVVVTMDSISTSSRKIVDIIGVIDSIAFQTNILALNAAVEAARAGEQGRGFAVVASEVRTLAQRSASAAREIKGLIDDSVAKVGEGTDFVKQAGDTMSEVVESVHRVTSMMGEISVASAEQRSGIEQVNLAISQMDQSTEQNAALVEEALAAAHSLNEQAQELSRTVEQFRVDESAGSYLALGAR
- a CDS encoding TorD/DmsD family molecular chaperone produces the protein MNEFSIVCRLLGTLFYRQPQDPLLTPLFTLIKDGKLAQHWPLEQDALLERLQKGMDLPAMAADYQALFDSKNGSVSPLRSSYENGADDAEIRTFLQQRGMPLNDGGVVGHFGSLLLAASWLEDQAQEDETAAQITLFDEYLLPWSDRFLGKVESHATTAFYRTLAIVCREALEAMRDELSESDEEDESEAEE